A region of the Nitrospira sp. genome:
TACGCGTACTCGAATATCTCGATTTGCAGTCCCGCTCACCCTTTGCCGCATGGTTCGAAGGGCTCAATGCCGTTGCCTCGGCAAAAGTTGCGACGGCGCTGTATCAGCTCGGTGCGGGGAATTGGTCGAATGTGAAAGGGGTTGGGGCCGGAGTCTTCGAGCGAAAGATCGATGCGGGACCAGGCTATCGAATCTATTTCGGCAAGGACGGTGACCGCCTCGTGATCCTGCTGGGTGGCAGCACGAAACAACGTCAGCAACAGGCTATCGAGACGGCCAAAGAACGCTGGGTCGACTATCGCCGTCGTACCACCACCAAGAAGACGTAACACAGAACGGAGCGACCTATGGCACTCACACGGGAATTTAGAAACACCATCGCGGCTCGCGTGGAACATGACCCGCGTTTTCGGGAAGCGCTCTTTACAGAGGCGCTCAACGCCTACTTTGCAGGCGACACCGCCGTGGGCAAAGCCATCCTACGGGATCTCGTCAATGCCACTGTAGGGTTTGAAGAGCTGGCCCTGACGCTCA
Encoded here:
- a CDS encoding transcriptional regulator, which translates into the protein MALTREFRNTIAARVEHDPRFREALFTEALNAYFAGDTAVGKAILRDLVNATVGFEELALTLKKPSKSLHRMLAPRGNPSTDNFFSIVNALQKKAHVKLRVTAKAR
- a CDS encoding type II toxin-antitoxin system RelE/ParE family toxin; this encodes MAEIRVLEYLDLQSRSPFAAWFEGLNAVASAKVATALYQLGAGNWSNVKGVGAGVFERKIDAGPGYRIYFGKDGDRLVILLGGSTKQRQQQAIETAKERWVDYRRRTTTKKT